The segment CTTGTGAGGCCGTGAAATATTTATAACTCATTTTAGACTATCAACCAGAAGAAAAATTAACATGCATCTATCAATCAAGTCATCATCTCCTCTCTGCCTGGGAGTCTGCCTTTGGTACCTTCTGCTACATAGGTCACCAACCAGCATCCTCCAGGCGTGTctgttctgggcgagtctctccaactgtccccacgtcttgcccatctccTTGCAAGtacaacaatttaaaaaaaaaacgtttcgaTTTGTTGTCCATATAAATTTCTATATCAAAACCTTATTCAGAGAGGAGTAGTCGTAACCCCCGAGAACAAAGAGGACGTTCTCACACAGAACACTCCATTTGTCACACAGCGTCCCGGCTAGGAGCTTCATGATGGTGGGGCTGATGTTGAGGTCTCCAGTGCCCAGCACTTTAAAGAATATCTGACGAGACAATGCATTTTGTTAATAGATACAGCAATGATgatgactttaaaaacaaaccttTACTAATTGATTATTAATGAATTACTAATTATATTAAAACTGTTGATTTGCAGTTTGGTGTTTCTTAGCTAGCCCTACGCCcaacactctttctttctctgatGGGCCGTCCTATGGTTGAGTTCTAATTATAACTGCTTGTAGCCAAACAAAAATTCTtaacctgtatggcgacatgtaGACCTATGCACTAcgactacgcaagacagcaggttTTCTgaccagggcttttgcaagagaggatttgagcctcttaagccctcactcaaatggaatTTGATGATgattgtcacagattacattatagaattgtgtgtacatttcacatttgaaagaaatataagccctcgacatgagcctcgggatttacccctcaaatttagacacttgacagcacgtcaggatttacccaagggacgtgactagtatgtttgaaatctattggttaatttgaaattaaacaaagacatttttttaaaagagttagcgccagagaattggcgagaGTAGGAAAGtaacgccagtcgataaaaCAATTGGTTAGTAGACAGTCatgtttctaagagctctgtttgaaaagcctttgtaatatgtttcatgctcattgatttgtaatttgtacataaactgtacttacgttgtatttaaataaagttccagagttttgttttatcaaagaatcgttaattgtgattctagatcgtcatttttttaaactattgaattcaagtaaaatccccggcataacaacacattgTGACATCTTGCATGTAAAGTGTTGTGACaatgataatgaaacaaaacataaaattatGTATTCAGTGTGTATCAATAGTTGGATTGTTTCCCATGGCAAGGGAGATAATAATGCAATGTCCCAATAAAACTACTGAATTGAATTCTGTAAATTATGGATCCCTAAGTCAATTCAATAAAAGCTTTTACTTTCCGTCTTTAGTAAGAGACATACAGGTATAAACAAGGGGGATAAGAAGGGTTAAGAAAGTTGGTAAATTAGTCTGAACATGAGTATTTTtaagttgttgtattttttataaattcaacTCAAGTAAATTAGCTTATAGTATTCAGAGACACTACTCTGCCTGACCAGATCACTTTTTGCTTTACAAGTAAAGAATGTACATGGTATAGTCTCGTCTCCTTGTGTCTAAGTGTAGCAGGTAATCAGTAGCTTCAATTTTGAGACCACACCATTGTGAGAACAGAAATATATTTGCTTTACAAAAGGACCTACGTCACAGCCGCGTATTACGTCATAGGCTATTGAGTGGATGAAGAAAACGCGTTATTTCGGCATATACAGTTTGAACTAACAAAGCCGACAGACAGTTTATTAAAGGTAAAACATTCAGTTATATTAAGAAGCCGATGACATTGTTAACAGACTCACTAAACGATGTATATGCCTCAGCAAAAAAAGATTGAACAATAATtgctttataaatgtatttactttaaCTACGCCCCACACCCGACTTTgatgtgaaaatctccaattaaGAAACTGACTAAGGGGAACTGTTTCCTCTTCCTTGATCTATCAGAAACCGGAAGTGCTCAAAAAGTTTGAATATGTTTACTTTATGAAATAAGTCATTCTCTAACTACCTCTATTTCCTTTGCTAAGGGCGCCAGTTTTCGGATGGGTGACTCCGTGTTCCAAACTTGTGCTACGGGCGCCATGGCAATAAGGTGTTTGATGTGTGAAGCCAGCCCTGGATTTTCTCCAAACTCCGCAAAGGCAATAGTGGTTCCTTGAGAATGTCCCACGTAAAAGATCTGGTCCACTCCAGACGTGTTGAGAACGAAGTTGATCATGGCCGGGAGGTCGTACTTGGCCATCTCATCCCAACTTAGACAAAAAGAGGCAAAATTTGTATTATCTAGAGCAAAAGAATATACCTGACAATTAACTACTGTTACCCAAGTCAGGGAGAAGGAACTAAGTGACTCAGACTACCTGAATTGCCAAAATTCTTTCCCCTTGGGATCCAGGTGTGTATGGTTGGTTGAGTAGATGTTGCCCCTACTGTTGCCAATCCAAACGTCGGCTCCAGCATCGGCCAGGAGGTAAGCCAAACTCTCGTTGACCAGGTTGGTCAGGAAGTGAGTGCAACTTCCCAGCAAGCCATGCTGCAGGACCACCACTGGCTTGGGACCTGTACATTACAGAAATTCGTTGACCATTAGCATAAAGGTTAAAGTGCATTAGCGTTTCTCAACGCTGACCTTTAGATGGATGTAATAAAGAGATGATTGTACCCACCTTTTAGATGCCCATTGAACCGCCCATGTGGTATACGTAATGTGTTGAGGATGTACCCGTCTTCTGTAGTGATGTAATAGTTCTCACAAGGGAATCCTTTACTGGTGATGAGTTCAGTCTGTAATATGATTATCTTGTCTTAtcaaatacagatgttacttcaaaaaaaaaaaaaaaaaaaaagatgatgattacgtcctgcgcgtgatacatctagtcatgcatgttagccaatgacttaaataaggggcggactggctatatgggcattcgggccaatgcccggtgggccggtacccaaatcttatcttatataatacagacgttacttcaaaaaaagaagatgattacgtcctacgcgtcatgcatttagtcatgcatattaaccaatgacttaaactctgccaagtcactggttttccaggctagctcaggcaacccattccatgctctaatagcaccagggaagaaggagcatttgtacaaataaccTTAACCCTAAAGGTTCACATGAATGCCAATTTGGTActtattaaattgttaatggcCTTATAACATTCTCTGGGcgtcttgttttaaaaaaatcgtttaTAGACTTTACATTGTAGGTCCTAAATAGTTCTAATACTAATCTAATTTAAgacattttccaaaataatgtaatagtctacaTCCGTAGAGAAGTGCAACTTGTtagcttcatccttttagggcctacacacttagcgatgAAAAAGCAACATGGGGCCTTTGTGTCTTATAAAAATATAGAGTATGCGTACAGTTAtagatacattattaaacttaaaataacgATTTTGAGAACAGGTAAGCCTAGAATTGGAGGCCCATCGTATGATATACACTTTATGGGCCGGAGTGTAGAGacatgcctgggccgattttgacacccagtccacccctgacttaaattctgccaagtcacttgttttcctggctggcacAGACAAGACATGACTTCTATAAATGGTGACTTTGAGAAATGAACCAATGAGAATggaatacaacaaaaaaatatcaaaaatactttttaaaaacacttaTATTGAGtgtaattttatcaattagtttgaatcagtcgtgtaattaaatttgtaatagatctaattaatctgtgcgattagaaaaaATAGTTagccattgtttttgtttagctcattTTCATGCTTCTAGCtctctcaatgcgctatgatcctatcacatgccTGGACCACTTGGGAATAAAGGAAtggaggggggagaaagaagcgGGTATTTGGCTACATGTTGCCGTGATCGCGTtttaaatgcatacaaaaaCTTTTACGACTTCAATTCAAATTCAGGGCTCAAAATGTCAATTTATACCACAGCATCTGTtcagtacgatttctttcccttgtttgataccaaacaaagtaattaattaccgatagttaattaactaattgaatttaaaaaatgtataattgattcttgttttgtcaggtactagaaacaattgtgcaaaatttcaacttgatccgagatttggtaTCGGAGAAATACCATCTACAAACTTTAATACCAGacagaattgatataagctttgtacaaatgtcAAATGTTATGTTATATCAACTTGactataaaaccaaaaatattaTAGATTTAGAGCTGGAAGGCTGAATCGGTGCAAAATGAATGATGTATATATCTTAGACACCATAGTAATCATCACCATCTTTGTTATCAAATCTAAATATACACCGAAACTTGGTGATAGAGGATCAGAGGATTTTAAACCagagacacatttttttttttacatgttttggtgtttcttcagaaaataataacatcctagctcaaacctccctcaggactgCGGGGGATGTTATttggcagggttcgaacccgggaacatTGAGACAACAGTGCAAAGCACATACCAATACAACTAGGCTGCCTTCTCTCACTCTCCCAgaagaataaatatatattgataaTATAGGTAGTTCTGATACTTACCGGGGTCATCGATACTTCTGGATCTAGAGAGACTTGAGAGAACTTTGTTGAGCTTTCGCTGGCAGCGCAGAAAATGACCGCAGCAAAAGTAAACCACGCGCTGGACATGTTGGTCTCTCCTAGTTCTGTTAGACTATCACATGTACATTGTTAATTGGGAATACCtacctacatacctacatacctacctacctacctacctatctacctatctacctacctacctatctacctaactacctacctacctacctatctacctaactatcaatcaatcaatcaatcaatcaatcaatcaatcaatcagtcaatcaatcaatcagtcaatcagtcaatcaatcaatcagtccgtcagtcagtcagtcagtcagtctgtctgtctgtctgtctgtctgtctatctatctatctatctatctatctatctatctatctgtctatctatttatctatctatctatctatctatctatctatcaatcaatcaatcaatcaatcaatcaatcaatctatctatctatctatctttctatctttctatctatctttctatctgtctgtctgtctgtctgtctatctgtctatctatttatctatctatttatctatctatttatctatctatctatctgtctatctacctaactacctacctacctacctatcaatcaatcaatcaatcaatcaatcaatcaatcaatcaatcaatctatctatctatctatctatctaactatctatctatctatctgtctgtctgtctatctgtctatcatcTTTCTATTAAATCCAACTATCAgtctgtctatcaatctatctatctattcatttatttttttatcttatatgcATCTATCAAGCCATCGTTTTCAAGAAGCAATATTTTCTCTGTGACAAGCATAGGTAGATCGTTTACCACTTGAACTTTAAACTTTGACAGATGAACTGAAGTTTCTGTTATCAAATCAAACTTCCTGACCAGTTCGTGTTTTCATGACATGGGAAATTAAACTGAGTAATTAACCAAATGAGGATGTCAAACCCAAATTGAATAGCGAAATTagctatataatatattaaaatagcAGTATCGATATACTAAATGAACACACGCGCACACAAACTTACATTgatgtaaaaacaaatgactGTTACGAATATCCAGCActtgaaatatttaaaggagATGAGAGATCTACTTATAATGTAATACTTACGAAATAAGAAAAAGGCTATATTTGAAAGGGACAGTACTCGTGTGACTCTTACCTCACCTCTAGCCTGTGACACATTGGCCTTTCTATTGATTTGTACAGAATCACACGTACTAATAAATCACATTACGAATGgtataaaaatacatatttaactGATAACATCTGATATGTTCCATGTACTATTCCTGTTCAGAGGCCTCTTTTGTGCGTCGAGAAACAAGCCAAAGTAGGTCAGGGCAACGTGTCCAGGCTACAAATCTGGGTCACAAAATATGCTTAATAAACGGGTAGTGAGACATGGTGTCTAATAATAGCATCATCTGATGTCATGTATGGTCATCCGTGGTCATTAAAT is part of the Biomphalaria glabrata chromosome 2, xgBioGlab47.1, whole genome shotgun sequence genome and harbors:
- the LOC106065598 gene encoding gastric triacylglycerol lipase-like isoform X1, encoding MCHRLEVSLTELGETNMSSAWFTFAAVIFCAASESSTKFSQVSLDPEVSMTPTELITSKGFPCENYYITTEDGYILNTLRIPHGRFNGHLKGPKPVVVLQHGLLGSCTHFLTNLVNESLAYLLADAGADVWIGNSRGNIYSTNHTHLDPKGKEFWQFSWDEMAKYDLPAMINFVLNTSGVDQIFYVGHSQGTTIAFAEFGENPGLASHIKHLIAMAPVAQVWNTESPIRKLAPLAKEIEIFFKVLGTGDLNISPTIMKLLAGTLCDKWSVLCENVLFVLGGYDYSSLNKTRVPVYIAHNPGGTSVRDILHWAQAINSKNFQHYDYGSAQENMIHYGQPTPPLYDPKKVKVPVAIFRGDQDWLADPTDVKWLLPQLLVTHDIDIPHYEHLDFIWAFDAPTYIYKEIIKIVFS
- the LOC106065598 gene encoding gastric triacylglycerol lipase-like isoform X2 — translated: MSSAWFTFAAVIFCAASESSTKFSQVSLDPEVSMTPTELITSKGFPCENYYITTEDGYILNTLRIPHGRFNGHLKGPKPVVVLQHGLLGSCTHFLTNLVNESLAYLLADAGADVWIGNSRGNIYSTNHTHLDPKGKEFWQFSWDEMAKYDLPAMINFVLNTSGVDQIFYVGHSQGTTIAFAEFGENPGLASHIKHLIAMAPVAQVWNTESPIRKLAPLAKEIEIFFKVLGTGDLNISPTIMKLLAGTLCDKWSVLCENVLFVLGGYDYSSLNKTRVPVYIAHNPGGTSVRDILHWAQAINSKNFQHYDYGSAQENMIHYGQPTPPLYDPKKVKVPVAIFRGDQDWLADPTDVKWLLPQLLVTHDIDIPHYEHLDFIWAFDAPTYIYKEIIKIVFS